In a genomic window of Thermosynechococcus sp. CL-1:
- a CDS encoding cofactor assembly of complex C subunit B produces MSSDLIYPSTLLLTSLLAVGFVFFIRASTKERIETKEWLIAQPIAELAPRLKQYFQQRGYRLHTVSADGSEVTFQGNVAASPFLAALLFGLAVSGATAIALVLTVLFPDRGILAFGLIGLTPIAPWFYWRGAQRLETVKLSLQPHAIGTQVTLEGHRDELMTFENTVLGAL; encoded by the coding sequence ATGTCCAGCGATTTAATTTATCCTTCCACTCTCTTACTCACGAGTCTCTTGGCCGTCGGATTTGTGTTTTTTATTCGTGCTTCCACCAAAGAACGCATTGAAACCAAAGAATGGCTCATTGCCCAGCCCATTGCTGAACTTGCTCCCCGCCTCAAGCAGTATTTCCAGCAGCGGGGCTACCGCCTGCATACCGTCAGTGCTGATGGCAGTGAAGTGACGTTTCAGGGAAATGTTGCCGCTAGTCCCTTTTTGGCCGCATTGCTTTTTGGCCTTGCCGTCTCCGGTGCCACAGCGATCGCCCTTGTGTTGACCGTTCTCTTTCCCGATCGCGGCATTCTGGCCTTTGGTCTGATTGGCCTGACGCCCATTGCCCCGTGGTTCTATTGGCGAGGTGCCCAACGGCTCGAAACCGTCAAACTCTCTTTGCAACCCCATGCGATCGGTACCCAAGTCACCCTAGAGGGACACCGCGATGAACTAATGACTTTCGAGAACACGGTGTTGGGAGCTTTGTAG